One window from the genome of Spiractinospora alimapuensis encodes:
- a CDS encoding polysaccharide pyruvyl transferase family protein has protein sequence MTRVLLRSSKSPFEPISAEMAMRRSVGGANLGNLVFSDSVHKTLYTPGQEITVGGFRPDPLAAEHINETYDVLVLPFANAFRPGMRHVLAAWTELIRQLRIPVVVLGIGAQTSLDYDLERLRPLDDTVRAFVGTVLDHGPSIGVRGPLTERYLNRLGFSDVDVIGCPSLFRYGGRLNVEKSPAELSRDAAIAVSMTSSCAQPIAALVNTNLNRYPRLHYVAQDIKDLELLYWGDTSEAAGTGADYPRHRSHPLLRENRTRLYLEPETWIRHMATFDFALGTRIHGTITALLGGTPGMVLCHDSRTRELSEYFEIPHYFLNDLPSDADPAKLYAESDYTPLVSGHGDRFQRFVGYLDRHGVDHVYAPGGDAGAAFEARLASVTLAPPVEPWLGDDGDLAYRFAWLKENATRVGRRQDKADKRISELHEEIAALRTQLEHLAASPEPHTYEDRRGVTERLTDAVNAFRGRG, from the coding sequence ATGACGCGTGTACTGCTGCGCTCCAGCAAGAGCCCGTTCGAGCCCATCAGCGCGGAGATGGCGATGCGGCGCAGCGTCGGAGGCGCGAACCTGGGCAACCTGGTCTTCAGTGACTCGGTCCACAAGACGCTGTACACGCCAGGGCAGGAAATCACCGTCGGTGGGTTCCGCCCGGATCCGCTCGCCGCGGAACACATCAACGAGACCTACGACGTGCTGGTCCTCCCCTTCGCCAACGCCTTCCGGCCGGGGATGCGCCACGTGCTGGCGGCCTGGACCGAACTCATCCGCCAACTTCGCATCCCCGTGGTCGTGTTGGGCATCGGCGCACAGACCAGCCTGGACTACGACCTGGAACGACTACGCCCGCTGGACGACACCGTGCGGGCGTTCGTCGGCACCGTCCTGGACCACGGGCCCAGCATCGGCGTTCGGGGCCCGCTGACCGAGCGGTACCTCAACCGGCTCGGCTTCTCCGACGTCGACGTCATCGGCTGCCCCTCGCTGTTCCGCTACGGCGGCCGGCTGAACGTGGAGAAGTCCCCGGCGGAGCTCTCCCGGGACGCCGCGATCGCCGTGTCCATGACCTCCAGTTGTGCACAACCCATCGCGGCACTGGTCAACACGAACCTGAACCGCTACCCGCGCCTCCACTACGTCGCCCAGGACATCAAGGACCTGGAACTCCTCTACTGGGGCGACACCTCGGAGGCGGCCGGAACGGGCGCCGACTACCCACGGCATCGCTCCCATCCCCTCCTGCGCGAGAACCGGACGCGCCTCTACCTCGAGCCCGAGACGTGGATCAGGCACATGGCGACGTTCGACTTCGCCCTCGGGACACGCATCCACGGCACCATCACCGCGCTCCTCGGCGGCACACCGGGCATGGTCCTGTGCCACGACTCCCGGACGCGCGAACTCAGCGAGTACTTCGAGATCCCGCACTACTTCCTCAACGACCTTCCCTCCGACGCGGACCCGGCCAAGCTCTACGCCGAATCCGACTACACCCCACTGGTGTCCGGGCACGGCGACCGGTTCCAGCGCTTCGTGGGGTACCTGGATCGCCACGGCGTCGACCACGTGTACGCCCCGGGCGGCGACGCCGGCGCGGCGTTCGAGGCGCGGCTGGCCTCCGTGACGCTTGCGCCGCCGGTGGAGCCGTGGCTCGGTGACGACGGTGACCTGGCCTACCGGTTCGCGTGGCTGAAGGAGAACGCGACGCGGGTCGGCCGTCGACAGGACAAGGCCGACAAGCGGATCAGCGAGCTCCACGAGGAGATCGCCGCACTGCGGACCCAGCTCGAGCACCTCGCGGCCAGCCCGGAACCCCACACGTACGAGGACCGGCGCGGGGTCACCGAACGACTCACCGACGCGGTCAACGCCTTCCGCGGGCGCGGGTAG
- a CDS encoding GDSL-type esterase/lipase family protein, protein MGRRSLPVVLGVVGLLATTLERPEASAADDDLSRVMFSGDSLTQGASDDWTWRFHMWNHLEPSVDDLDFVGPDDDVLGGWPFGSEDSSYRDPDFDQDHNSAWGRSLEQAARTIGADVAEYQPDLLLVLLGTNDLAFRASPEDYEQSLRTYIADARAEVPDLHFAIGEVPPMEYMGIDGERERTLAEYNEVINEVAREESTPESPIAVVDIAGEHGFTAENDTYDGTHPNDEGEMRIAAAFADVLAAEFDLGEPYAGPYPQDGDLEEREDDGADVGEGRDEDTPSSPGPGCSAL, encoded by the coding sequence ATGGGACGCCGCTCCCTGCCGGTCGTCCTGGGTGTCGTGGGGCTTCTCGCGACCACGCTGGAGCGTCCGGAGGCCTCGGCCGCGGACGACGACCTCTCCCGCGTCATGTTCTCGGGCGACTCGCTCACCCAGGGGGCCAGCGACGACTGGACGTGGAGGTTCCACATGTGGAACCACCTGGAACCGAGCGTGGACGATCTGGACTTCGTGGGGCCCGACGACGATGTTCTCGGCGGGTGGCCTTTCGGGTCCGAGGACTCCTCATACCGTGACCCGGACTTCGACCAGGACCACAACTCCGCGTGGGGACGGTCCCTGGAACAGGCCGCGCGGACCATCGGTGCCGACGTGGCCGAGTACCAGCCGGACCTGTTGCTCGTTCTGCTGGGCACCAACGATCTCGCGTTCCGTGCGTCACCGGAGGACTACGAACAGAGCCTTCGCACCTATATCGCCGACGCCCGCGCCGAAGTGCCCGACCTGCACTTCGCCATCGGGGAGGTGCCGCCCATGGAGTACATGGGCATCGACGGTGAACGTGAACGGACGCTGGCGGAGTACAACGAGGTGATCAACGAGGTCGCGCGTGAGGAGAGCACGCCCGAGTCGCCGATCGCCGTGGTCGACATCGCCGGCGAGCACGGGTTCACCGCCGAGAACGACACCTATGACGGAACCCATCCGAACGACGAGGGCGAGATGCGCATCGCCGCGGCGTTCGCCGACGTGCTCGCAGCGGAGTTCGATCTGGGCGAGCCCTACGCCGGTCCCTATCCGCAGGACGGCGACCTCGAGGAGCGGGAGGACGACGGAGCGGACGTCGGGGAGGGGAGAGACGAGGACACGCCGTCCTCGCCGGGCCCGGGCTGCTCAGCTCTCTGA
- a CDS encoding alpha/beta fold hydrolase, with protein sequence MRESFLEVPGARLRYEVRGSGPALALIGLPMTAPEFAPLADALADTYTVVTYDPRGYGRSTIEDPDQDTTPRLAADDVGRVLSTVGPGPVRVFGSSGGGVTALELVATHPDQVLTAVVHEPPTVHVLPDAAELEGVATDIRATLRAGDPEIALGAFLSFAGFTVDEALPSPPPGRDAEQTTANARRMIGHSLVPTTTYIPDLPALRAAGVRLVLGVGSDSVGTLAHRATLALADELATEVVTFPGGHTGFVDERGSGVAPEEFTHVLRGLLASTDTP encoded by the coding sequence GTGAGAGAGTCCTTCCTGGAAGTTCCCGGCGCCCGGCTGCGCTACGAGGTTCGGGGGTCCGGCCCGGCACTGGCGCTGATCGGGCTACCGATGACCGCGCCGGAGTTCGCGCCTCTGGCCGACGCGCTCGCCGACACCTACACCGTGGTCACCTACGACCCACGCGGCTACGGCCGCAGCACCATCGAGGATCCCGACCAGGACACCACGCCGCGGCTGGCCGCCGACGACGTCGGCCGGGTGTTGTCGACCGTGGGGCCCGGGCCGGTGCGTGTCTTCGGCAGCAGCGGAGGAGGCGTCACAGCGCTCGAGCTCGTCGCCACGCACCCCGACCAGGTGCTCACCGCCGTGGTGCACGAACCACCGACCGTCCACGTCCTCCCCGACGCCGCGGAGCTCGAGGGGGTGGCGACCGACATCCGCGCCACCCTGCGCGCCGGCGACCCGGAAATCGCGCTGGGGGCGTTCCTCTCCTTCGCCGGCTTCACCGTGGACGAGGCACTCCCCTCCCCGCCGCCGGGCCGTGACGCCGAGCAAACCACGGCCAACGCCCGGCGCATGATCGGACACAGTCTCGTCCCGACCACCACCTATATCCCCGACCTCCCCGCGCTTCGCGCCGCGGGGGTGAGGCTGGTCCTCGGGGTGGGATCCGACTCCGTCGGAACGCTCGCCCACCGTGCCACCCTCGCCTTGGCGGACGAACTGGCCACCGAGGTCGTCACCTTCCCTGGTGGTCACACGGGATTCGTCGACGAGCGTGGCTCCGGGGTGGCGCCCGAGGAGTTCACCCACGTGCTGCGTGGACTTCTCGCCTCGACCGACACGCCGTGA
- a CDS encoding TetR/AcrR family transcriptional regulator produces the protein MSSTTTRDRILDSLAEILIDQGSSAVTLEAVADRAGVSKGGLLYHFPSKNALINGLVERMAAEAEELFAAAPQHSGGVTGAFLEDSLPSSREEAALYWSLIAALRSQELASPEAMGLINDIFTRWATMLREDVGDPVLAETIRLVGDGLYLTAIAELPQPDPVITRRIIDDLVDRAARARAEREPPGVTGRAGEPRRW, from the coding sequence GTGAGTTCAACGACAACACGTGACCGGATCCTCGACTCTCTCGCCGAGATCCTGATCGACCAGGGCAGTTCCGCCGTCACCCTGGAGGCGGTGGCCGACCGGGCCGGGGTCTCCAAGGGCGGACTTCTCTACCACTTCCCGTCCAAGAACGCCCTGATCAACGGGTTGGTCGAGCGGATGGCGGCGGAGGCGGAGGAGCTCTTCGCGGCCGCCCCCCAGCACAGCGGCGGAGTGACCGGCGCGTTCCTGGAGGACTCGCTCCCGAGCTCGCGCGAGGAGGCGGCGCTGTACTGGTCGCTCATCGCCGCGCTACGCAGCCAGGAACTGGCCTCGCCCGAGGCAATGGGGCTGATCAACGATATCTTCACCCGTTGGGCCACGATGCTGCGCGAGGACGTCGGTGACCCGGTCCTGGCCGAGACCATCCGCCTCGTTGGAGACGGTCTCTATCTCACCGCCATCGCCGAGCTGCCCCAGCCCGACCCCGTGATCACCCGCAGGATCATCGACGACCTGGTGGACCGGGCCGCGCGGGCACGCGCGGAGCGCGAACCCCCGGGGGTAACCGGCCGAGCGGGTGAGCCCAGGCGCTGGTGA
- a CDS encoding MFS transporter: MSSAVTTPGVTHDDAPRAGARAWVSLGVLVLPVLLISVDMTVLGFAVPHLSTDLGPSGTQLLWIVDIYSFMLAGLLVTMGTLGDRIGRRRLLLVGAFGFGAASLVAAFSTSPEMLIAARALLGIAGATLMPATLSLLRNIFLNRRQRLLAIAVWSSAFSAGAALGPVLGGWLLEHFWWGSVFLINLPVMVVTLVLGRTLLPESRDPNPGRYDLPSVALSMMALLAVVFGIKKLVAGDSVLLAVVALAVGVGAGALFVRRQLRLPNPLLDVRLFAIRPFSVGVVTNLILTFALVGTLFSLTQFLQLVLGLSPMRAGLVLVPGMALTVAFGFVAVPLARRLPMGLLLLVGLSVATLGLVLLGSMTPDTGITLAVFAFVLVGVGVGFSDTITNDAILASAPPEKAGAASAISETAYELGAALGVAVLGSILTVVYSTRIGVVPDVPASAMTEARETLGGAVEAARDLPADVATSLVATAQDAFTQGLQIASLAGAVLVAYAGVQAFLALRRVRPQELTTSTRGMGSPDGTSTGEAAVSVATPNGSG; encoded by the coding sequence ATGAGCTCCGCGGTGACAACGCCCGGTGTCACGCACGACGACGCCCCCCGCGCCGGTGCGCGCGCGTGGGTCTCCCTCGGGGTCCTGGTGTTGCCCGTGTTGCTCATCTCGGTCGACATGACCGTCCTGGGCTTCGCGGTCCCGCACCTGAGCACCGACCTCGGCCCGAGCGGGACACAACTTCTGTGGATCGTCGACATCTACTCCTTCATGCTGGCCGGTCTCCTGGTCACCATGGGCACGTTGGGTGACCGGATCGGTCGGCGGCGCCTGCTGCTGGTCGGGGCGTTCGGATTCGGCGCCGCGTCCCTCGTCGCCGCCTTCTCCACCAGCCCGGAGATGTTGATCGCGGCCCGGGCCCTCCTGGGGATCGCCGGCGCGACCCTCATGCCGGCCACCCTTTCACTGTTGCGCAACATCTTCCTCAACCGTCGCCAACGCCTGCTCGCCATCGCCGTGTGGAGCTCCGCGTTCTCGGCCGGTGCCGCCCTCGGTCCTGTCCTCGGTGGTTGGCTCCTGGAGCACTTCTGGTGGGGGTCGGTGTTCCTGATCAACCTGCCGGTCATGGTGGTCACCCTTGTGCTGGGCCGCACGCTGCTCCCCGAGTCACGAGACCCGAACCCGGGGCGCTACGACCTGCCGAGCGTGGCGCTGTCGATGATGGCGCTCCTGGCCGTGGTTTTCGGCATCAAGAAGCTGGTCGCCGGGGACTCCGTGCTGTTGGCCGTGGTGGCGTTGGCCGTGGGGGTCGGCGCGGGCGCTCTCTTCGTACGCCGGCAGCTACGCTTGCCCAACCCGCTGTTGGACGTGCGACTGTTCGCGATCCGGCCGTTCAGTGTGGGCGTCGTCACCAACCTCATCCTGACCTTCGCCCTGGTCGGCACGCTGTTCTCCCTCACCCAGTTCCTCCAGTTGGTCCTGGGGTTGAGCCCGATGCGGGCCGGACTCGTGCTTGTTCCCGGCATGGCGCTGACGGTCGCCTTCGGCTTCGTCGCCGTACCGTTGGCCCGCCGCCTGCCGATGGGGCTGCTCCTGCTGGTGGGACTGTCTGTCGCGACCCTCGGACTCGTACTTCTGGGGTCGATGACCCCCGACACGGGGATCACCCTCGCCGTCTTCGCGTTCGTCTTGGTCGGCGTGGGAGTCGGATTCTCCGACACCATCACCAACGACGCGATCCTCGCCTCGGCCCCGCCGGAGAAGGCCGGGGCGGCGTCCGCGATCTCCGAGACCGCCTACGAGCTCGGCGCGGCCCTGGGGGTCGCGGTCCTGGGCAGCATCCTGACAGTGGTCTACAGCACTCGGATCGGAGTCGTCCCGGACGTCCCCGCGTCCGCGATGACGGAAGCCCGCGAGACCCTCGGCGGGGCGGTGGAGGCCGCGCGCGACCTCCCGGCCGACGTCGCGACCTCGCTGGTCGCCACGGCACAGGACGCGTTCACGCAGGGACTGCAGATCGCCAGCCTCGCCGGGGCGGTACTCGTCGCCTACGCCGGCGTCCAGGCGTTCCTGGCCCTGCGTCGGGTGCGGCCACAGGAGCTCACCACGTCGACCCGTGGCATGGGGTCACCCGACGGCACCAGTACCGGCGAGGCGGCCGTGTCCGTGGCGACCCCGAACGGGTCCGGGTGA